GTAGTGTCAAAGGGATAGAACCACCAGCATTCAAGCAATGTTGTCAACTAGGCAATAAAATGTTCtactgaatttttcttctttgtctaattACTGCATACACTGGTAGCAActttgaaatgagaaaaggagcttgtactccttttattttctgtttaaaacaaaacagaaaacaaactgaaacatAAGCCCTGTTATAcattaacaattttaaagaacATCAATTATACAAGAAAAAGACTAAGAACGAAAAGAGTGTTTACAGATACCAGACATGACAGTGAGTGGTCAGTAGACCCTCACAGGGCTTTGCGGTGGTACTCAGCCGAAGCCACCTTGTAATCACTGGCAGTAAACAGAGACGCAGCATTCTTTGCCAGATATTTTAGGAAATCATGCAAATAGCCCAACAATAATGCAAGGCTCTTCTCATCAAGGGGCGTATATGCCAACATTGCTCCGATTCTTACGAATAATCTCAGTAGGTGTGGCGCTCCATAAACCTGGGACATCGGCGCATCAGGGTGAGCCAAGAGGATTTCAGCATACTGGGGCCTCTCAAATTTGTAGAGCAGCTGAGTGCCCAACATCACgttgaaatattcttttattccTGCCACGACTTCATTAACCGCATATTCCTTATTATCGACATTTCCCTGCGACTTCTTGCAATCTGCATACTCTTCCAGAATGGCATCTACATTTTTCTTAGCAGGGAGTTGAAACAGCTGCTTCTGCCTGGTAACTAAGTCCCAGTCCTCGACAAGCCATGGTTTTAATTCTTCAGGAATCTTCACTTTAACTTCCATTCTATTCTTAAACACCTCTTCACTTTCAACGGTGGGGTCTGCCCGGGCCCTTTTCTTCCGAGGTGGCTGAGGTGCTTCGCTGGTACTGCCACCATCTCCGTTTCCAGGAgtcttctgtttgttctttcttgtcttcctcaCAGATCCTGAAGGCGGGTTCTCCGCAGAGCGACCCCCCCACCTGCCAGGGAGAGCCGGTTCCAGATTCTTCTGCTGTGGACCAGCTGTCTTCTTTCCTGAGGAGGCCCCTCTCATCTTACTTCTCTGCATATTGCTTCTAGTTGGTTTTTTGAAGTTGTCTTCTTCTGCAGATTGTTGTCCACGAGTTTGAGAACCCTGCTTTCTGGAACTCATTCAACCCTGTTTTTATTCCAACCACTgtaatatataaagtattttacTTGGTTGTTTTCTTTGGTGACTTTTAACACACCGTGCTTCATAAAGGCCCATCAAAGCACAACTCATGCTACTCTCTTGGAATCTGGATTTCAAATCCTATTTCAGGACCATTTGTAAGTGACTTActacctcctccctctctctctgatcCTCACTGCCACCCACCACTCTCACCCCACCCTATCACTCATCAGACCTGCCCATAAATGAGATTTTCTGATGCCACTCAAAAAGACAGGAATATAATTTTAGAGAAGGAATTAATTAAACATGAAGGAAACTACAAAAGGCAGTGGAGTTGAAATTCAAGACTCTTGAACAGGAAAAATGACAAgatgaaagaaataggaaagagtaATTTAGTTGACTGGAGGCAAATGGGTAATAGTGAAAGTTTTTGTATAAGTCTAGGAAGGCCTGAACTAGGGTTATGACAGAGTCAAGAGAAACTGAATACAGAACTTGGTAaatgaaggagagggaggagtcaaAGGTGGCTCTGCAATTTTGAGTCTGagtaattaatgaattaataaaagcaTTGACTTTTAATTGTTAGTCTGAAATcagcaataaaataatagaatacaggtaattcatccattcatttagtcATCATACATTACTGCATATCTGCTTCAGGACAGGTACTATGCTAGGTGTTAGGGATTCCTAAAGTGACAATTATAAAACATCAAGGTTAGCACAATGATAGCTATAGGCAAAGAATTTTGGGAGAGCAAACAAGAAATGGTAAGACACCGTTTTCAGCTATAGCTTGTTGGAAGAGGTGATAAACTAGTGAGGGAGAAGTCAGAGACAACTCCCAGGTTTTGAGGATGGGTGATTAGGTCATTAGTATTACCATCAAATGAGATTGCATctagaggaggagaaaatggattAGAGAGGAAACAAGTTGAGTACTGGATCTATTAAGTGTGAGGTATGCAGTTAAGACACGTGACTTTAAAGCTCGGGTGAGAGGTCAGAGCCAGAAATGGAGATCCGAGAGTAATCATCATATAGCCAGTGGTGGAAACTGTGAGAGCCAAAAAGCGgagaatagaggaagaaaaactgaaacaagtATGGAATTCTGGAAAAACCTAAGAAAAAATGATATTTAGGGGTAAGCAGAGAGAGACCACAAATAAAAATGGTTAGAGCAGCCACAGGAGAATGGTATTTTGGAAGCCAAAGCAGCTTAGAACTTCAAGGAGGGAAAGGGATAATCTACAGTGTAAAACGCAGCAAAGACAGCTGgtaagataaagataaaaaacagTGTTCTGTGATTCTTATGGTGTGACAGATAAAACAGTTCTTTTAACTTACACaatcctcttcctctttcccttccaagAAGTCTTAGTGTTTTCCCAGATGGAATCTTATAGATCTTCTGGGATGGTCTGGAAGGATGAGGTGGGAGAGACAACCTAGAAAGGAAAGCAGGTAACTGCAATGAAGATGAACTTTTATGAAACaacataggaaaaagaaaaaaaatactctaaTTTATAAACATGTGGTTTACAATTGTGctatcagagaaaataaatgagttctGCTGTTAGACATACTTCTACTTTAATTAGGCTCTGCCATTTATGAgttgtgagaccttgggcaagatatGTAAACTCTCTTAGCCTCTTTCTCATCTCTGGAACGCAGCAAATTCCCCCTAGCCTTCACAGATTCTTGTTAAGAATTTCATAACACAATGTGGCTGGAGAGCTAGCACAGCACGTTGCAGGAATAGCTGCACATGTGAACATGGATACAAAGATGTTTGTTGCAGTGGTGCCTGTAATACTGAAGAACTGGAAACACCTAAACATTCTTCAGTAGGGAAATGGTAACGTAAATTATTATGTATGCACACTATCGAAAAACATTCAAATGAATTAAAAGCAGAGATCATGTACTGACATGGTAAGACATTCAATATATATTGTCAGGTAAATAGGTAGGTTGCATAATAATATGTACAATAGGATCCTAAAGAGATAGATAGCACAGGTAGAGAAATAAATACCAATCTCAGACAGTTCTTATGCAGTGTGTTccaatttttgtgttttaaactgGTGTGTATAAATGCATAGGAAAGTATCCAGATGGATAAATACCAGACTGTTAAAATTGGGGTAACCtatgggaaagaaagagggatgGTAGACTAGCCTTAAACCAGGTTTCTCTGGTAACAACTTTCACTCACAGAAAACGCCCTTCAGCCAATCTCTAGCTCTTTAAGACAATGTGGGTAGGTGTCAGGGAAGCCCTAAGGGGGaactaagaaataaagaatgctaGAAAACTAGAGCCCTGAATCAGAGAAGCACTTTCACTAAGCAAATGACATCCTCTAACTGAAACGGCAGAAAGCTCTGAGCGTGAATTAAAGGGCAAAGGTGGTCCTCAGAGAGCATCAGAGTCTGTGAATACACTGACCCTGTTGGAATCAGAAACCTTCGGGCTGAGAGGGATATATAGACACATCCTGTGAACATTCAGTGGCCAGTGTGTCAGGGCATTAACTGTAAGCTATCATGCTTACAAAataatatctcaaaaaaaaattcaatgtgaCTGGGACAGAGGTGACACAGTATCTGAGAATATCAGAGAATTCAGTTAAGTAATACAGTATAGGTGAAATCCAGAAAACCTACCAAGGGGTTAATATAGTGCAGAGCTTCCACAAAACAAGGGGACAGTTAAAATACCAACTAAAAGCAAGATGGCCCAGTGCCAACCAGTCTGTGTGAAACACACAGAAGTAGAGCTAGGCTGGACAGGAAGTATTTTGGAAGTCATACTGGTCATCAGCAATTCTTTAGTGAGGAGGAACCTGAGAATGACAGCCAAACCTACTGTATAGCCTTGATATTGATTGCATATATTCACGcataagaaaactacaaaaaggaATTCTATCTGCGTCTCACAAAGCAGGTGAGTTTTGTAATTCTCTACAAATTCTTCTATCATTCACTTAACGCCCCAAGTTGAAAGAAATATctgacattttacagaaaaatacctGCACCACAAGGCATGGTTTTTGCCCAGTGACTAAAGCCAGGGCGGCAGCCTCTCTAAGAATTGTCTCTGTACCTTTATTTTCATCTGAGTATCCTACGATCAAGCAAGCAACTATTACTACCTGGGAGTCAGAAGCCAGAcatcaaagaaaggaaataccCATCCTTTCGATATCTGGCTCCTACTTGTACCAAATAGCCATAGAAGTCTATGGATAGCTTTAGTACAGTCACCGCACTTTGTACCTCCCTTTCCAGAAGCTAGAAACTGCTCCATGGATTGGTGACAGACGTGCTGTGcactcttcatttaaaaatttggcaGTATGTATTGCTTTATTTTGAGCTGTTTAAAACTCTGAAACTGCCAGTTTCTGTCTTGAGTTTCAGGCTTTATTGTTTACTGGCTTAGTAAACCTACTCTGCTCCAATCATGCTTCCTCCCTTCGTCTCTCTCATCTAAAGACCATGAAAAGTACCACTTCCTCTTTAAATCTCCACTAACTACCCTAGCCCATGTTTCTCTCCCATCTCCAGTACCATATGAAACTGACGCTGGTACTCCAGAGCTTAGTATTTAATTACTTAAGTTTCATATGTTAATTTTGCTTATAGAACTACACCATTAATCTCCACTTGCCACAGGTCTTGTGTTATCCATCTCTTGCATCTTTTCCAACAGCATTTAGGTCCCCTGGGGGTATACAATAGTGAATCAAAGTGAGGAGATGATTCAACACATGGGGAAAATAGAAGCACAAATTAGGGacaagtcattaaatatttttccatttgttccctACAGGTCAGCTCTAGGGTAGGCCAGACATTGAGAAAACACATTCGCATGTTTGCCTTAGTTTCTACCTCTAATCTTTGTGTAAATACTCATTTAAACAGAGGTGAACTCATATGGAATATCAAATCTTCTGTCTTCCCCCTCTTCCCTTTCGAAAAAGTTGCTATTACAACTAATCATTTTCTCATGTCAGTCAGGTTATAATATGCACACATTTTGAGAACTGTATGATATCCCATCAAATGGGCACACCTTAATTTCCTTAACCAGCCCCTCTCTGGAAACAGTGTGACTTCCCTCAACTTATCCTACAATaattattgaaacattttttgCCCTCATTTCATATTGAGATTCCCAGATGCAAAATCTACTAGGTCAAGAGGTAGTAACATTTAATACATTGCCAAATTACTTCCACTAAGTTGTACCAATTTCCAACCTCAGAAGTAGTGTGTAAAAACGTCTATCACACCTCACTTTGGTTGGCACTGGCTATGACTAccctcattttagaaaaattgtgaATTTGCTAAGAAAAATGGTTTTAGTTGTCCAGTTTGTATTTATTAGTGatgttttaacatttaaaaactgtatttattgGTCGTTTATACTTTGCTCTTGTCCTTTGCCTACTCATTTTGAGTTGGTTCTTAGTGATTTTGACATttataggagctctttatatatcaAGAATTGTCATTTTTTGGGCAAATAGTTCTCCTAGTGTGTTCTTTTATAGTGTCTGAtgttaagattttctttatttaatgcAATATGTAGTTTTGCCTTCCATTAAGATTGAAAAGTAAGATGatttgttttatactttaatACCTTAATCCATCCAGCATTTTTAAGTTATGAACtgaaaatgtgtattattttccCACAAGTAATTAATTTTGTGGGACCATTTATTAATCTATTCTTTATGTATCTATaaataccaaaatatataaagatgtgGGCATTCTCCCCTTATTCCCTCCCCGCTTCAACCCCATTCACACAAACCCACCTTCCAAAGTAAATGTGTCTTACATACATGTGACTATGTATGATGTATTTGTCTTGACAAAGGTAAGATACATATTGCTCTGCCACTTTTCTCACTTTATTATCAGCATCTATGTCCGCACATACctagctcattctttttaatatccATATCATTCTATAATCTGTATGTACCACAATTTAACCAGTCCCAAACTCATGAAAATTTAAGCTGTTTCCAATACTTCATTACAGAAATGCTGTAATAGACATCAGTGTGCAGATGTATTAGAGCATTAGGTAAGTATTTCTGGAGGATATATTCTCAGAAGAGTAATTGTTCAAAGGACTTGCTTATTTACAACTTTGACAAGATAGAGGCAAATTCAATTTGTAGAGAACCGCTTTAATTTGTACTcccagaaaaaaaggtaaaatttcatTCACCCACACCTTGAGCAACACTGGATAAAcatctttttgaaaaagaagttttttgccaatctaatatgtaataacatttttatttgaatgtgatagagcatcttttcatacattcGTATGTATCTCTTtcttatatgaatatttttgtccCCTTTTCTACTAGGTTGTTTgcttcttttattgatttctaataatGAAGTACTAAGTTTTTTTGtatgttggaaatattttttccaaactgtCACTTTTTTTCATAAGTGGGTCCGTGTGCATGTacgcatatatataaatatacatatcacACAAATGTACCAACCTTTTCCTTTGTGAACTTTGGCATTTGTCATGCCTTGGGAAAATGCTCCTAAATCAATAttctaaaaatgattttctatattatttcttatagtttcttccaaatatataatttttctaatattaattattaaagaaTGCATCTTTCCTCCACTAATCTGAAATGCTATTTTATAACATTCTAAATTCCTAGAGATATATGGGTCTTCTAAGGTACTCTCTTCCCAATgatttctgattatttcattttaaaaggtatCACTGTTTCTAGGTCATCTGTTCTGTCAATGATATGTCTGTTCTCACACCAGTATCACCTTGGTTTAATTATCATAGTTAAAAGACATAAATGTTGCCCTGGAGTAACACTTGTAAATGGGTTCAAGCATGTTTGATGCAGTATTATTTGAAGTAGCGCAAAACTGGTGTCAACCTAGGAGACTATCAATAGTgacttggcaaaataaaatgtgatacatcCATAATAGAGAATATCAAGCTAGTTAAAAGAATGTCACTTTGAAAGGAATCAAAGAGAACTCTATGAATGGAGATAAAGACATCCACGAGAATTTGTTCAATTAAAATAGCAAGTTGCAAAACAATGCCCATAATGTGACACCatatttatgtaaaagaaaacacaaaacaatattttatatatatccatatCCATTTTTTAAACAGGTACATACTTTAGACATCTAGAAGGAAATAGAACTGATAATAGTGGTTAACTCTGGGGAGAATAAGAGAATTGGGAGTGGTGAGAAAAGGAAACCTGAGCCTACTCTGTAATATTTCAACTCTTTACATTACAAGGAGAATGTACTCATGTACCAATTATGTGactaaaaatttacattaaaatacatatatttaaaattcacaatGATTTTCTGACTCACTCTTATCCACGAACCTCACACATAGTTGGATATTTCAGTTAATTATCAGTGTAAAATATACTTTGTAGGCATACCATTCGGACTGGTTTCCCTCCTTCTAGGTTCTGCCCATCCTCAGAGGCCCAGGTCAAggttcttttcctccttcaggcTTTCTCCATTTCAGGCTACCCTGACCCTTGCCTTCTCTAAGTTCCTATTGGCCCAAAAGTCCACCTCCCTCCCTTCAGCCCTTAATCATTCTCCAAATGGCCCCTGTAAAGGGATTTTGTGCCTACCCATCTACTGCATCCTTTCCACCAGGGCAGTGCCCTCCTCTGCAACCTGGttttcagaagggaaaaaataataagaaaaatatagtgACTCCATGGGAAAATGAAGCTGTCAAAAGACTGAAAAACCTTCCTTCATCTCCTCATGCAAGTGATGGACCATTCAGGAATGCAGACTCCAATTGCTAATACCTTTGTGTATGGGTGTGTCACAAACGAGTGTGAACATCTGCTACAGCTTGTTGGAATAAACCTTTAAATGAATATACATCATGTCAGTTACATTTATatcaattctctctcttctcgATCTTGGAACACTTCCTTtatatttaacagatattttttgaGTCTGAGACGAAGGAGGAATGATATAAAAGCTGTTAGCAGACTGAATACGGTTATGATTTGCTAGTTAAAATTATAGCTCCTGGAAATTCCCTTATAAATAGATATGATCAATAGACTTAAAATCTTTCTAGATTGTTAGGACAAGCCAGAAGTCATAATTTCAGAATTCAGTTCTAGTGGTAACTGCTGCTTCTGGAAAATCAGGAGAGAAACcaacagtattattattattatttttacaattccAGAAAGAGGTATCCACTACTTTTAGAAGTgtaagtgtgagtgtgtgtgtaaaacagGATGTACCAGAAGGACTAATAGAGCCATAAGTATTATTAAAGCAAACACAGCGCCAAGCACTGTCCTAGCACTTTACATATAATCCcctcaacaatcctatgaagtaggaactattatctttattttacatatgaggaaatttAGGGACCAAGTGAGTAAGTtatcttgcccaagatcacataagaagtggcagagccaggatttaaattcAGGAAGTCAGCATTTACTCTTAACCACTAAATTATGCTGCATGTGAGATGCcacaaagtaagaaaaacaacATATGTAACTAACTATAGGGGATCAATTGTAGTATCTCTTATCAAGGAATTGTTTAGGTACTTTCTATACTGAAAGCACCAATGGACTTAGCTCCACCCTCCCCTTAGAATTTAGAGTGCTTTCCCAGATAGGTGCTTATTTATGTTCCAAATATTTCTGGATAGTTAGGAATGTTAtgtgaaattatcttgtttgaGAACTGAGACCAGGAGAAGGGAGGAACTTACCCAAGTTTCTGTAATCAGGGATAGTTCTGCAATCAGGATCAGATCTTCTGATCCTTACTATACAGCAAACTTAGCTTTTCTGATGATGTCCTAGAAGGTCAAACAAGGGGACAGGAAaggacacaaaataaaaagacatgagaTGGTTTTCTTTCCCATCAATCAATGCATTTTATCACACACAAAGGACACCAGAGCTGATAAATAATGTACaagttgtttcttttccctttcttgtgGTTATATTTTCAGATTTACTTTATTGTACGTTTAtcttgatttttgacaaagtaattgtttttgcctttttttttttactttttactaaggataatttcaaatggataaaaatgtagaGGGAACATTACAAACCTACCCGAATTTATCATCTAGCTTCAACAATTACCAACTGAAGGCCATTTTGTTTCATCTATAACCCCACCCACCGCTCCCCCACCACTCGGATTTTTTTAAGTTCACTGAATAGCtgactttctgtattttattatggaaaatttcaaacacataccAAGAAAGAATAATATAAGGAACCCCATATGTCCATCGCTCAGCTTAATCGATTATTAACTTGAGGCCAATTTTGTTCCATCTAtacccctccccacttcctcctacCGCtgtgattattttgaagcaaatcctagTCATCAGCGTATTTTGAAACCAATTCCAGATATTTTATTACTTAAcccataaatattttctcatatatatCTCGACAGGATAAAAACTGTTtgaaaacataaccacaataccattataaCGTCTAAATAATCGACatcaattccttaaaaaaaaaaaccatcaaatATCGAATCCGTCTTCTCATTTTCCCGACGCATcttaaacagttttttttttttttttttttttacagttggtGTGTtcgaatcaggatccaaacaaggccTACTTATTGCATGTGGTTCGTCTCCAGCTCGCTCTCGTTCTTCATCTTtctcccccctcctttttttaaacttttcaatatGGAAAATTCCAATCCCCGCTATTTTAAGGTAATtcccagatagcaaatatttcatCGGTAAAAATTGATATGTCTGTCTTATATCTCTAGTTTCTTCCAAGGAAGAAGCTGATGGGCAGGAAAAGCACTATAATGAACGAATTTACATAATTTATGTTTTTCCTCATTCTGTTACGCGGGTTTTTCTGTCCACAATAATAGCTAATATCTTTCAGAGCCAGGCTTCGTATTAAGCGCCTTATACACACGCATATACAGTACACGCCTCTGAGGTACACGTCtctgaggtagatactattattatcaccattttacaaacaTGGAAACCAAGACACAGAAAGAACGGGAGCCAGCCTAAGCTGGGCGTTGGCGAACgggaatttgaatccagatctgcCCGATTGTGAAGCTATCAGTTAATCCTGTCTATATACACGACGATAAGAGGAAATCGTCAaccctttctccccacccccaccccgaaaCCTGAAACGAGAATCCAGTTCTTTCCAGCAGCCGACGTGTGATCACTGCCGTCCCTCCAACCGCCATAGTAAAGCCAGGTTTCTCTGGCAACTGATATCCATAGGCAGACACGTCACCCTGGAGGCGGGCTTATGCCCTGCAGCCAATCACAATCGTCTTGTCTAAGTTTTAGAATGTTCCATTATCAAatgattggacgaggcccaccaCGTAAGCAATGACACTCCGCCGCAGTAAAGGCGGGTGCTAGCAACCTGCTTCTTCACGGTTAAGGCTTAAGGCAAACCAATCATCTTCCCCCTTTAGTGCGGGCTCTGGCCAATGACGTTCGCCCCCTTAGGTTCTGAGCCCGCCCTCCAAAAGCGCGACAGCCGTTGGGTCATAAGTCTATAGGGCAGGGTGTTCACGTGGCCTATTTTCACGACCCAGAGTTCCGCTTtgaccagttttttttttttcctgcagggaggcattatgggttttttttttcccactgggaAAGGAAGTGTCTACGTGGCCTGCGGAAACGGGATGGGCGGAAATGAGCTAAGGTTCCCGGGAGTGGGGAAGCGCGAGGTCAAACCTAGGGCCACGTCCCCGAACCTCTTGCGCAactcttggaaaaaaattaaaaaggcagaaTGGGGATTTTGATATATGTACGGGAAGGGGTGGTGGGTGCTGCAGCCGCGTGGGGTTGGAGCTAGTGTGTTAGTGCGCAGCGAGCTCACATGGCCTTGGGGTTGCGGTG
This DNA window, taken from Equus przewalskii isolate Varuska chromosome X, EquPr2, whole genome shotgun sequence, encodes the following:
- the MORF4L2 gene encoding mortality factor 4-like protein 2 isoform X1 is translated as MSSRKQGSQTRGQQSAEEDNFKKPTRSNMQRSKMRGASSGKKTAGPQQKNLEPALPGRWGGRSAENPPSGSVRKTRKNKQKTPGNGDGGSTSEAPQPPRKKRARADPTVESEEVFKNRMEVKVKIPEELKPWLVEDWDLVTRQKQLFQLPAKKNVDAILEEYADCKKSQGNVDNKEYAVNEVVAGIKEYFNVMLGTQLLYKFERPQYAEILLAHPDAPMSQVYGAPHLLRLFVRIGAMLAYTPLDEKSLALLLGYLHDFLKYLAKNAASLFTASDYKVASAEYHRKAL
- the MORF4L2 gene encoding mortality factor 4-like protein 2 isoform X2; the encoded protein is MQRSKMRGASSGKKTAGPQQKNLEPALPGRWGGRSAENPPSGSVRKTRKNKQKTPGNGDGGSTSEAPQPPRKKRARADPTVESEEVFKNRMEVKVKIPEELKPWLVEDWDLVTRQKQLFQLPAKKNVDAILEEYADCKKSQGNVDNKEYAVNEVVAGIKEYFNVMLGTQLLYKFERPQYAEILLAHPDAPMSQVYGAPHLLRLFVRIGAMLAYTPLDEKSLALLLGYLHDFLKYLAKNAASLFTASDYKVASAEYHRKAL